In Aptenodytes patagonicus chromosome 12, bAptPat1.pri.cur, whole genome shotgun sequence, a genomic segment contains:
- the ABLIM3 gene encoding actin-binding LIM protein 3 isoform X5, with amino-acid sequence MKKVEQAVPYQQNPYTPGSSSTVIQCYRCGDTCKGEVVRVQSNHFHIRCFTCQVCGCDLAQSGFFFKNQEYICTHDYQQLYGTRCDSCGDFITGEVISALGRTYHPKCFVCSTCRKPFPIGDKVTFSGKDCVCQNCSHSLISTKPIKIHGPSHCAGCKEEIKQGQSLLALEKQWHVSCFKCQTCGIILTGEYISKDGIPYCETDYHAQFGIKCETCDRYISGRVLEAGGKHYHPTCARCVRCHQMFTEGEEMYLTGSEVWHPICKQAARAEKKLKHRRTSETSISPPGSSIGSPNRVICAKVDNEILNYKDLAALPKIKAIYEVQRPDLISYEPYHRYTSDETLERYSYGESLGTLSPYSQDIYESFDTRQRRASSPGYIDSPTYSRQGMSPTIPRSPHHFYRSGTESGRSSPYYSQLDVRSSTPTSYQAPKHFHIPAAGESNIYRKPPIYKRHATKSKTSEDIAQSSKYSPAYSPDPYYHSESEYWSFQGSPKAPRARRFSSGGEEDGYDRSMHRIQSGIGRLILREEMKARSNSYADPWTPPRSSASSREALHTAGYEGSLNGSPRMHYLADSDPLISKSASLPAYRRNGLHRPPSAELFHYDSTNAVNWGMREYKVRCSRSKERLPAGGASTTQRESQRRVHVSPGPSGGSFALCLQCPTFMPLHPPPDSPVPGLWGSDQSSSPPARVPSTGPSRSVSWVRNREGWLYWCFPIHTHPWVTPGFTV; translated from the exons CAGTTCCCTATCAGCAAAACCCCTACACGCCCGGGAGCAGCTCCACTGTCATCCAGTGCTACCGCTGCGGGGACACCTGCAAGGGAGAGGTGGTGCGCGTCCAGAGCAATCACTTCCACATCCGCTGCTTCACCTGCCAAG TGTGCGGCTGCGACCTGGCCCAGTCGGGCTTCTTCTTTAAGAACCAGGAGTACATCTGCACCCACGACTACCAGCAGCTCTATGGGACCCGCTGCGACAGCTGTGGGGACTTCATCACTGGAGAGGTCATCTCTGCCCTGGGTAGGACCTACCACCCCAAGTGCTTCGTCTGTAGCACCTGCAG GAAGCCATTCCCCATCGGAGACAAGGTCACGTTCAGCGGGAAGGACTGTGTCTGCCAAAACTGCTCCCATTCTCTCATCAGCACCAAACCTATCAAGATCCATGGGCCCAGCC ACTGCGCAGGCTGCAAGGAGGAGATCAAGCAAGGCCAGTCCCTCCTGGCCCTGGAGAAGCAGTGGCACGTCAGCTGCTTCAAGTGCCAAACATGTGGGATTATCCTCACCGGCGAGTACATCAGCAA gGATGGCATCCCGTACTGTGAGACCGACTACCATGCCCAGTTCGGCATCAAGTGTGAGACCTGTGACCGGTACATCAGCGGCAGGGTCCTGGAG gcaggagggaagcaCTACCACCCCACCTGTGCCAGATGTGTCCGCTGCCACCAGATGTTCACGGAAGGAGAGGAGATGTACCTCACAG GCTCCGAAGTGTGGCACCCAATCTGCAAGCAGGCGGCCAGAGCAGAGAAGAAGCTAAAG CACAGAAGGACGTCGGAAACCTCCATCTCGCCCCCCGGTTCCAGCATCGGCTCCCCGAACCGTGTCATCTGC GCTAAAGTGGATAATGAGATCCTTAATTACAAAGACCTGGCAGCTCTTCCCAAGATTAAAGCTATCTATGAAGTGCAGCGTCCTGACCTCATTTCCTACGAGCCCTATCACAGATACACATCGGATGAGACGCTGGAGCGATATAGCTATGGGGAG TCCCTGGGGACCCTCTCCCCGTACTCGCAG GACATCTACGAGAGCTTTGACACACGGCAGAGGCGAGCCTCCAGCCCTGGCTACATCGACTCCCCCACCTACAGCCGCCAGGGCATGTCCCCCACCATCCCGAGATCCCCCCACCATTTCTACCGCTCAG GCACTGAGAGTGGGCGCAGCTCCCCCTACTATAGCCAGTTAGATGTGAGGTCCTCCACTCCAACCTCATACCAAGCACCCAAGCATTTCCACATCCCAG CTGCCGGCGAGAGTAACATCTACCGAAAACCCCCCATCTATAAGCGACACG CCACGAAAAGCAAAACCAGTGAAGACATCGCACAGTCATCCAAGTATAGCCCTGCCTACTCCCCGGACCCGTACTACCACTCCGAGTCAGAGTACTGGTCCTTCCAAGGCTCCCCCAAAG CCCCCCGGGCCCGGAGGTTCTCATCAGGAGGCGAGGAGGACGGGTACGACCGGAGCATGCACagg ATCCAGAGTGGCATCGGCAGGCTGATCCTGAGGGAGGAGATGAAGGCTCGGTCCAACTCCTATGCAGACCCCTGGACACCCCCTCgcagctcagccagcagcagagaagccctgCACACAGCTGGCTACGAGGGCTCCCTCAACGGCT CTCCCCGGATGCACTACCTGGCTGACAGCG ATCCCCTCATTTCTAAGTCAGCCTCCCTTCCTGCCTACAGGAGGAACGGGCTGCACAGG CCTCCCAGTGCCGAGCTTTTCCACTACGACAGCACAAATGCCGTCAACTGGGGGATGCGAG AGTACAAGGTAAGATGCTCCCGCTCCAAGGAAcggctgccagctggaggtgCAAGTACGACCCAGAGGGAGTCCCAGAGACGTGTCCATGTGTCCCCAGGCCCTTCAGGAGGAAGCTTTGCCCTCTGCCTGCAATGCCCTACCTTCATGCCCCTCCATCCCCCACCTGACAGCCCTGTCCCAGGACTGTGGGGCTCAGACCAGagctcttcccctcctgccagggTCCCAAGCACTGGGCCAAGCAGAAGTGTCTCCTGGGTGAGGAACAGAGAAGGGTGGCTGTACTGGTGCTTCCCTATTCACACTCATCCCTGGGTCACTCCTGGTTTCACAGTGTGA
- the ABLIM3 gene encoding actin-binding LIM protein 3 isoform X8: MKKVEQAVPYQQNPYTPGSSSTVIQCYRCGDTCKGEVVRVQSNHFHIRCFTCQVCGCDLAQSGFFFKNQEYICTHDYQQLYGTRCDSCGDFITGEVISALGRTYHPKCFVCSTCRKPFPIGDKVTFSGKDCVCQNCSHSLISTKPIKIHGPSHCAGCKEEIKQGQSLLALEKQWHVSCFKCQTCGIILTGEYISKDGIPYCETDYHAQFGIKCETCDRYISGRVLEAGGKHYHPTCARCVRCHQMFTEGEEMYLTGSEVWHPICKQAARAEKKLKHRRTSETSISPPGSSIGSPNRVICAKVDNEILNYKDLAALPKIKAIYEVQRPDLISYEPYHRYTSDETLERYSYGESLGTLSPYSQDIYESFDTRQRRASSPGYIDSPTYSRQGMSPTIPRSPHHFYRSAAGESNIYRKPPIYKRHATKSKTSEDIAQSSKYSPAYSPDPYYHSESEYWSFQGSPKAPRARRFSSGGEEDGYDRSMHRIQSGIGRLILREEMKARSNSYADPWTPPRSSASSREALHTAGYEGSLNGSPRMHYLADSDPLISKSASLPAYRRNGLHRPPSAELFHYDSTNAVNWGMREYKVRCSRSKERLPAGGASTTQRESQRRVHVSPGPSGGSFALCLQCPTFMPLHPPPDSPVPGLWGSDQSSSPPARVPSTGPSRSVSWVRNREGWLYWCFPIHTHPWVTPGFTV, translated from the exons CAGTTCCCTATCAGCAAAACCCCTACACGCCCGGGAGCAGCTCCACTGTCATCCAGTGCTACCGCTGCGGGGACACCTGCAAGGGAGAGGTGGTGCGCGTCCAGAGCAATCACTTCCACATCCGCTGCTTCACCTGCCAAG TGTGCGGCTGCGACCTGGCCCAGTCGGGCTTCTTCTTTAAGAACCAGGAGTACATCTGCACCCACGACTACCAGCAGCTCTATGGGACCCGCTGCGACAGCTGTGGGGACTTCATCACTGGAGAGGTCATCTCTGCCCTGGGTAGGACCTACCACCCCAAGTGCTTCGTCTGTAGCACCTGCAG GAAGCCATTCCCCATCGGAGACAAGGTCACGTTCAGCGGGAAGGACTGTGTCTGCCAAAACTGCTCCCATTCTCTCATCAGCACCAAACCTATCAAGATCCATGGGCCCAGCC ACTGCGCAGGCTGCAAGGAGGAGATCAAGCAAGGCCAGTCCCTCCTGGCCCTGGAGAAGCAGTGGCACGTCAGCTGCTTCAAGTGCCAAACATGTGGGATTATCCTCACCGGCGAGTACATCAGCAA gGATGGCATCCCGTACTGTGAGACCGACTACCATGCCCAGTTCGGCATCAAGTGTGAGACCTGTGACCGGTACATCAGCGGCAGGGTCCTGGAG gcaggagggaagcaCTACCACCCCACCTGTGCCAGATGTGTCCGCTGCCACCAGATGTTCACGGAAGGAGAGGAGATGTACCTCACAG GCTCCGAAGTGTGGCACCCAATCTGCAAGCAGGCGGCCAGAGCAGAGAAGAAGCTAAAG CACAGAAGGACGTCGGAAACCTCCATCTCGCCCCCCGGTTCCAGCATCGGCTCCCCGAACCGTGTCATCTGC GCTAAAGTGGATAATGAGATCCTTAATTACAAAGACCTGGCAGCTCTTCCCAAGATTAAAGCTATCTATGAAGTGCAGCGTCCTGACCTCATTTCCTACGAGCCCTATCACAGATACACATCGGATGAGACGCTGGAGCGATATAGCTATGGGGAG TCCCTGGGGACCCTCTCCCCGTACTCGCAG GACATCTACGAGAGCTTTGACACACGGCAGAGGCGAGCCTCCAGCCCTGGCTACATCGACTCCCCCACCTACAGCCGCCAGGGCATGTCCCCCACCATCCCGAGATCCCCCCACCATTTCTACCGCTCAG CTGCCGGCGAGAGTAACATCTACCGAAAACCCCCCATCTATAAGCGACACG CCACGAAAAGCAAAACCAGTGAAGACATCGCACAGTCATCCAAGTATAGCCCTGCCTACTCCCCGGACCCGTACTACCACTCCGAGTCAGAGTACTGGTCCTTCCAAGGCTCCCCCAAAG CCCCCCGGGCCCGGAGGTTCTCATCAGGAGGCGAGGAGGACGGGTACGACCGGAGCATGCACagg ATCCAGAGTGGCATCGGCAGGCTGATCCTGAGGGAGGAGATGAAGGCTCGGTCCAACTCCTATGCAGACCCCTGGACACCCCCTCgcagctcagccagcagcagagaagccctgCACACAGCTGGCTACGAGGGCTCCCTCAACGGCT CTCCCCGGATGCACTACCTGGCTGACAGCG ATCCCCTCATTTCTAAGTCAGCCTCCCTTCCTGCCTACAGGAGGAACGGGCTGCACAGG CCTCCCAGTGCCGAGCTTTTCCACTACGACAGCACAAATGCCGTCAACTGGGGGATGCGAG AGTACAAGGTAAGATGCTCCCGCTCCAAGGAAcggctgccagctggaggtgCAAGTACGACCCAGAGGGAGTCCCAGAGACGTGTCCATGTGTCCCCAGGCCCTTCAGGAGGAAGCTTTGCCCTCTGCCTGCAATGCCCTACCTTCATGCCCCTCCATCCCCCACCTGACAGCCCTGTCCCAGGACTGTGGGGCTCAGACCAGagctcttcccctcctgccagggTCCCAAGCACTGGGCCAAGCAGAAGTGTCTCCTGGGTGAGGAACAGAGAAGGGTGGCTGTACTGGTGCTTCCCTATTCACACTCATCCCTGGGTCACTCCTGGTTTCACAGTGTGA
- the ABLIM3 gene encoding actin-binding LIM protein 3 isoform X13, with protein sequence MKKVEQAVPYQQNPYTPGSSSTVIQCYRCGDTCKGEVVRVQSNHFHIRCFTCQVCGCDLAQSGFFFKNQEYICTHDYQQLYGTRCDSCGDFITGEVISALGRTYHPKCFVCSTCRKPFPIGDKVTFSGKDCVCQNCSHSLISTKPIKIHGPSHCAGCKEEIKQGQSLLALEKQWHVSCFKCQTCGIILTGEYISKDGIPYCETDYHAQFGIKCETCDRYISGRVLEAGGKHYHPTCARCVRCHQMFTEGEEMYLTGSEVWHPICKQAARAEKKLKHRRTSETSISPPGSSIGSPNRVICDIYESFDTRQRRASSPGYIDSPTYSRQGMSPTIPRSPHHFYRSDNLPAATKSKTSEDIAQSSKYSPAYSPDPYYHSESEYWSFQGSPKAPRARRFSSGGEEDGYDRSMHRIQSGIGRLILREEMKARSNSYADPWTPPRSSASSREALHTAGYEGSLNGSPRMHYLADSDPLISKSASLPAYRRNGLHRPPSAELFHYDSTNAVNWGMREYKVRCSRSKERLPAGGASTTQRESQRRVHVSPGPSGGSFALCLQCPTFMPLHPPPDSPVPGLWGSDQSSSPPARVPSTGPSRSVSWVRNREGWLYWCFPIHTHPWVTPGFTV encoded by the exons CAGTTCCCTATCAGCAAAACCCCTACACGCCCGGGAGCAGCTCCACTGTCATCCAGTGCTACCGCTGCGGGGACACCTGCAAGGGAGAGGTGGTGCGCGTCCAGAGCAATCACTTCCACATCCGCTGCTTCACCTGCCAAG TGTGCGGCTGCGACCTGGCCCAGTCGGGCTTCTTCTTTAAGAACCAGGAGTACATCTGCACCCACGACTACCAGCAGCTCTATGGGACCCGCTGCGACAGCTGTGGGGACTTCATCACTGGAGAGGTCATCTCTGCCCTGGGTAGGACCTACCACCCCAAGTGCTTCGTCTGTAGCACCTGCAG GAAGCCATTCCCCATCGGAGACAAGGTCACGTTCAGCGGGAAGGACTGTGTCTGCCAAAACTGCTCCCATTCTCTCATCAGCACCAAACCTATCAAGATCCATGGGCCCAGCC ACTGCGCAGGCTGCAAGGAGGAGATCAAGCAAGGCCAGTCCCTCCTGGCCCTGGAGAAGCAGTGGCACGTCAGCTGCTTCAAGTGCCAAACATGTGGGATTATCCTCACCGGCGAGTACATCAGCAA gGATGGCATCCCGTACTGTGAGACCGACTACCATGCCCAGTTCGGCATCAAGTGTGAGACCTGTGACCGGTACATCAGCGGCAGGGTCCTGGAG gcaggagggaagcaCTACCACCCCACCTGTGCCAGATGTGTCCGCTGCCACCAGATGTTCACGGAAGGAGAGGAGATGTACCTCACAG GCTCCGAAGTGTGGCACCCAATCTGCAAGCAGGCGGCCAGAGCAGAGAAGAAGCTAAAG CACAGAAGGACGTCGGAAACCTCCATCTCGCCCCCCGGTTCCAGCATCGGCTCCCCGAACCGTGTCATCTGC GACATCTACGAGAGCTTTGACACACGGCAGAGGCGAGCCTCCAGCCCTGGCTACATCGACTCCCCCACCTACAGCCGCCAGGGCATGTCCCCCACCATCCCGAGATCCCCCCACCATTTCTACCGCTCAG ACAACCTCCCTGCAGCCACGAAAAGCAAAACCAGTGAAGACATCGCACAGTCATCCAAGTATAGCCCTGCCTACTCCCCGGACCCGTACTACCACTCCGAGTCAGAGTACTGGTCCTTCCAAGGCTCCCCCAAAG CCCCCCGGGCCCGGAGGTTCTCATCAGGAGGCGAGGAGGACGGGTACGACCGGAGCATGCACagg ATCCAGAGTGGCATCGGCAGGCTGATCCTGAGGGAGGAGATGAAGGCTCGGTCCAACTCCTATGCAGACCCCTGGACACCCCCTCgcagctcagccagcagcagagaagccctgCACACAGCTGGCTACGAGGGCTCCCTCAACGGCT CTCCCCGGATGCACTACCTGGCTGACAGCG ATCCCCTCATTTCTAAGTCAGCCTCCCTTCCTGCCTACAGGAGGAACGGGCTGCACAGG CCTCCCAGTGCCGAGCTTTTCCACTACGACAGCACAAATGCCGTCAACTGGGGGATGCGAG AGTACAAGGTAAGATGCTCCCGCTCCAAGGAAcggctgccagctggaggtgCAAGTACGACCCAGAGGGAGTCCCAGAGACGTGTCCATGTGTCCCCAGGCCCTTCAGGAGGAAGCTTTGCCCTCTGCCTGCAATGCCCTACCTTCATGCCCCTCCATCCCCCACCTGACAGCCCTGTCCCAGGACTGTGGGGCTCAGACCAGagctcttcccctcctgccagggTCCCAAGCACTGGGCCAAGCAGAAGTGTCTCCTGGGTGAGGAACAGAGAAGGGTGGCTGTACTGGTGCTTCCCTATTCACACTCATCCCTGGGTCACTCCTGGTTTCACAGTGTGA
- the ABLIM3 gene encoding actin-binding LIM protein 3 isoform X14, translating to MKKVEQAVPYQQNPYTPGSSSTVIQCYRCGDTCKGEVVRVQSNHFHIRCFTCQVCGCDLAQSGFFFKNQEYICTHDYQQLYGTRCDSCGDFITGEVISALGRTYHPKCFVCSTCRKPFPIGDKVTFSGKDCVCQNCSHSLISTKPIKIHGPSHCAGCKEEIKQGQSLLALEKQWHVSCFKCQTCGIILTGEYISKDGIPYCETDYHAQFGIKCETCDRYISGRVLEAGGKHYHPTCARCVRCHQMFTEGEEMYLTGSEVWHPICKQAARAEKKLKHRRTSETSISPPGSSIGSPNRVICAKVDNEILNYKDLAALPKIKAIYEVQRPDLISYEPYHRYTSDETLERYSYGESLGTLSPYSQDIYESFDTRQRRASSPGYIDSPTYSRQGMSPTIPRSPHHFYRSGTESGRSSPYYSQLDVRSSTPTSYQAPKHFHIPAAGESNIYRKPPIYKRHDNLPAATKSKTSEDIAQSSKYSPAYSPDPYYHSESEYWSFQGSPKAPRARRFSSGGEEDGYDRSMHRIQSGIGRLILREEMKARSNSYADPWTPPRSSASSREALHTAGYEGSLNGSPRMHYLADSDPLISKSASLPAYRRNGLHRPPSAELFHYDSTNAVNWGMREYKIYPYELLLVKTRGRNQLPKDVDRTRLERHLSQEEFYQIFGMTIAEFDRLALWKRNELKKQARLF from the exons CAGTTCCCTATCAGCAAAACCCCTACACGCCCGGGAGCAGCTCCACTGTCATCCAGTGCTACCGCTGCGGGGACACCTGCAAGGGAGAGGTGGTGCGCGTCCAGAGCAATCACTTCCACATCCGCTGCTTCACCTGCCAAG TGTGCGGCTGCGACCTGGCCCAGTCGGGCTTCTTCTTTAAGAACCAGGAGTACATCTGCACCCACGACTACCAGCAGCTCTATGGGACCCGCTGCGACAGCTGTGGGGACTTCATCACTGGAGAGGTCATCTCTGCCCTGGGTAGGACCTACCACCCCAAGTGCTTCGTCTGTAGCACCTGCAG GAAGCCATTCCCCATCGGAGACAAGGTCACGTTCAGCGGGAAGGACTGTGTCTGCCAAAACTGCTCCCATTCTCTCATCAGCACCAAACCTATCAAGATCCATGGGCCCAGCC ACTGCGCAGGCTGCAAGGAGGAGATCAAGCAAGGCCAGTCCCTCCTGGCCCTGGAGAAGCAGTGGCACGTCAGCTGCTTCAAGTGCCAAACATGTGGGATTATCCTCACCGGCGAGTACATCAGCAA gGATGGCATCCCGTACTGTGAGACCGACTACCATGCCCAGTTCGGCATCAAGTGTGAGACCTGTGACCGGTACATCAGCGGCAGGGTCCTGGAG gcaggagggaagcaCTACCACCCCACCTGTGCCAGATGTGTCCGCTGCCACCAGATGTTCACGGAAGGAGAGGAGATGTACCTCACAG GCTCCGAAGTGTGGCACCCAATCTGCAAGCAGGCGGCCAGAGCAGAGAAGAAGCTAAAG CACAGAAGGACGTCGGAAACCTCCATCTCGCCCCCCGGTTCCAGCATCGGCTCCCCGAACCGTGTCATCTGC GCTAAAGTGGATAATGAGATCCTTAATTACAAAGACCTGGCAGCTCTTCCCAAGATTAAAGCTATCTATGAAGTGCAGCGTCCTGACCTCATTTCCTACGAGCCCTATCACAGATACACATCGGATGAGACGCTGGAGCGATATAGCTATGGGGAG TCCCTGGGGACCCTCTCCCCGTACTCGCAG GACATCTACGAGAGCTTTGACACACGGCAGAGGCGAGCCTCCAGCCCTGGCTACATCGACTCCCCCACCTACAGCCGCCAGGGCATGTCCCCCACCATCCCGAGATCCCCCCACCATTTCTACCGCTCAG GCACTGAGAGTGGGCGCAGCTCCCCCTACTATAGCCAGTTAGATGTGAGGTCCTCCACTCCAACCTCATACCAAGCACCCAAGCATTTCCACATCCCAG CTGCCGGCGAGAGTAACATCTACCGAAAACCCCCCATCTATAAGCGACACG ACAACCTCCCTGCAGCCACGAAAAGCAAAACCAGTGAAGACATCGCACAGTCATCCAAGTATAGCCCTGCCTACTCCCCGGACCCGTACTACCACTCCGAGTCAGAGTACTGGTCCTTCCAAGGCTCCCCCAAAG CCCCCCGGGCCCGGAGGTTCTCATCAGGAGGCGAGGAGGACGGGTACGACCGGAGCATGCACagg ATCCAGAGTGGCATCGGCAGGCTGATCCTGAGGGAGGAGATGAAGGCTCGGTCCAACTCCTATGCAGACCCCTGGACACCCCCTCgcagctcagccagcagcagagaagccctgCACACAGCTGGCTACGAGGGCTCCCTCAACGGCT CTCCCCGGATGCACTACCTGGCTGACAGCG ATCCCCTCATTTCTAAGTCAGCCTCCCTTCCTGCCTACAGGAGGAACGGGCTGCACAGG CCTCCCAGTGCCGAGCTTTTCCACTACGACAGCACAAATGCCGTCAACTGGGGGATGCGAG AGTACAAG ATATACCCCTATGAGCTGCTCCTGGTGAAGACGAGGGGGAGGAATCAGCTGCCCAAAGATGTGGACAGGACTCGGTTAGAG CGCCACCTCTCCCAGGAGGAGTTCTACCAGATCTTTGGCATGACCATCGCCGAGTTCGACCGCCTGGCCCTGTGGAAGAGGAACGAGCTGAAGAAGCAGGCCCGGCTGTTTTAA
- the ABLIM3 gene encoding actin-binding LIM protein 3 isoform X7, producing MKKVEQAVPYQQNPYTPGSSSTVIQCYRCGDTCKGEVVRVQSNHFHIRCFTCQVCGCDLAQSGFFFKNQEYICTHDYQQLYGTRCDSCGDFITGEVISALGRTYHPKCFVCSTCRKPFPIGDKVTFSGKDCVCQNCSHSLISTKPIKIHGPSHCAGCKEEIKQGQSLLALEKQWHVSCFKCQTCGIILTGEYISKDGIPYCETDYHAQFGIKCETCDRYISGRVLEAGGKHYHPTCARCVRCHQMFTEGEEMYLTGSEVWHPICKQAARAEKKLKHRRTSETSISPPGSSIGSPNRVICAKVDNEILNYKDLAALPKIKAIYEVQRPDLISYEPYHRYTSDETLERYSYGESLGTLSPYSQDIYESFDTRQRRASSPGYIDSPTYSRQGMSPTIPRSPHHFYRSAAGESNIYRKPPIYKRHDNLPAATKSKTSEDIAQSSKYSPAYSPDPYYHSESEYWSFQGSPKAPRARRFSSGGEEDGYDRSMHRIQSGIGRLILREEMKARSNSYADPWTPPRSSASSREALHTAGYEGSLNGSPRMHYLADSDPLISKSASLPAYRRNGLHRPPSAELFHYDSTNAVNWGMREYKVRCSRSKERLPAGGASTTQRESQRRVHVSPGPSGGSFALCLQCPTFMPLHPPPDSPVPGLWGSDQSSSPPARVPSTGPSRSVSWVRNREGWLYWCFPIHTHPWVTPGFTV from the exons CAGTTCCCTATCAGCAAAACCCCTACACGCCCGGGAGCAGCTCCACTGTCATCCAGTGCTACCGCTGCGGGGACACCTGCAAGGGAGAGGTGGTGCGCGTCCAGAGCAATCACTTCCACATCCGCTGCTTCACCTGCCAAG TGTGCGGCTGCGACCTGGCCCAGTCGGGCTTCTTCTTTAAGAACCAGGAGTACATCTGCACCCACGACTACCAGCAGCTCTATGGGACCCGCTGCGACAGCTGTGGGGACTTCATCACTGGAGAGGTCATCTCTGCCCTGGGTAGGACCTACCACCCCAAGTGCTTCGTCTGTAGCACCTGCAG GAAGCCATTCCCCATCGGAGACAAGGTCACGTTCAGCGGGAAGGACTGTGTCTGCCAAAACTGCTCCCATTCTCTCATCAGCACCAAACCTATCAAGATCCATGGGCCCAGCC ACTGCGCAGGCTGCAAGGAGGAGATCAAGCAAGGCCAGTCCCTCCTGGCCCTGGAGAAGCAGTGGCACGTCAGCTGCTTCAAGTGCCAAACATGTGGGATTATCCTCACCGGCGAGTACATCAGCAA gGATGGCATCCCGTACTGTGAGACCGACTACCATGCCCAGTTCGGCATCAAGTGTGAGACCTGTGACCGGTACATCAGCGGCAGGGTCCTGGAG gcaggagggaagcaCTACCACCCCACCTGTGCCAGATGTGTCCGCTGCCACCAGATGTTCACGGAAGGAGAGGAGATGTACCTCACAG GCTCCGAAGTGTGGCACCCAATCTGCAAGCAGGCGGCCAGAGCAGAGAAGAAGCTAAAG CACAGAAGGACGTCGGAAACCTCCATCTCGCCCCCCGGTTCCAGCATCGGCTCCCCGAACCGTGTCATCTGC GCTAAAGTGGATAATGAGATCCTTAATTACAAAGACCTGGCAGCTCTTCCCAAGATTAAAGCTATCTATGAAGTGCAGCGTCCTGACCTCATTTCCTACGAGCCCTATCACAGATACACATCGGATGAGACGCTGGAGCGATATAGCTATGGGGAG TCCCTGGGGACCCTCTCCCCGTACTCGCAG GACATCTACGAGAGCTTTGACACACGGCAGAGGCGAGCCTCCAGCCCTGGCTACATCGACTCCCCCACCTACAGCCGCCAGGGCATGTCCCCCACCATCCCGAGATCCCCCCACCATTTCTACCGCTCAG CTGCCGGCGAGAGTAACATCTACCGAAAACCCCCCATCTATAAGCGACACG ACAACCTCCCTGCAGCCACGAAAAGCAAAACCAGTGAAGACATCGCACAGTCATCCAAGTATAGCCCTGCCTACTCCCCGGACCCGTACTACCACTCCGAGTCAGAGTACTGGTCCTTCCAAGGCTCCCCCAAAG CCCCCCGGGCCCGGAGGTTCTCATCAGGAGGCGAGGAGGACGGGTACGACCGGAGCATGCACagg ATCCAGAGTGGCATCGGCAGGCTGATCCTGAGGGAGGAGATGAAGGCTCGGTCCAACTCCTATGCAGACCCCTGGACACCCCCTCgcagctcagccagcagcagagaagccctgCACACAGCTGGCTACGAGGGCTCCCTCAACGGCT CTCCCCGGATGCACTACCTGGCTGACAGCG ATCCCCTCATTTCTAAGTCAGCCTCCCTTCCTGCCTACAGGAGGAACGGGCTGCACAGG CCTCCCAGTGCCGAGCTTTTCCACTACGACAGCACAAATGCCGTCAACTGGGGGATGCGAG AGTACAAGGTAAGATGCTCCCGCTCCAAGGAAcggctgccagctggaggtgCAAGTACGACCCAGAGGGAGTCCCAGAGACGTGTCCATGTGTCCCCAGGCCCTTCAGGAGGAAGCTTTGCCCTCTGCCTGCAATGCCCTACCTTCATGCCCCTCCATCCCCCACCTGACAGCCCTGTCCCAGGACTGTGGGGCTCAGACCAGagctcttcccctcctgccagggTCCCAAGCACTGGGCCAAGCAGAAGTGTCTCCTGGGTGAGGAACAGAGAAGGGTGGCTGTACTGGTGCTTCCCTATTCACACTCATCCCTGGGTCACTCCTGGTTTCACAGTGTGA